The region AAAACGCCGTAAGGAAACCGCTTGACGGCCGCGCGACGCACATCTTCGTAGACCCTTCCATGGAGTTCGGGATGCGTTGTGATCCGCTCGAGCACTCGTCGCACTTCCCGAACCAGTCGCGTGCCTAAACCGGGCCGTTGGGCCTCGAGGTAGTCGCACGCTGCCAGAAGATCCTCGGTAGCCTGGTGCCGAAGAACAACCGGCAGGATCATTGCTTCGCCCGCGCCAGCGCCTCGGCCTCGACATCGGCCCACGGCCGCACGGCGTCTGGATTGGCCACGCTGTCAGCCAGCCGTCGCTCGAGCTCGGCTCGTTGCCACTCAGGCAAAGGCGATGCTTCTACGTCGCGAACCACGCTGTCCCAAATCGCCTCCGCGACCTGAAGCCGCTCCTCGATACTGAGGCGATCCAGTCCGAGGTCGTGGAGTGAAACACTGGCCATAACGTGCCTCCAAGGGCGAAGGGCAAACACTGGC is a window of Planctomycetota bacterium DNA encoding:
- a CDS encoding addiction module protein is translated as MASVSLHDLGLDRLSIEERLQVAEAIWDSVVRDVEASPLPEWQRAELERRLADSVANPDAVRPWADVEAEALARAKQ